A window of the Gossypium hirsutum isolate 1008001.06 chromosome A03, Gossypium_hirsutum_v2.1, whole genome shotgun sequence genome harbors these coding sequences:
- the LOC121217965 gene encoding probable apyrase 7 produces the protein MEPKSTSKVKLSAKEFNPWKRVFNVFSFGFLILLSSIGVYLAFNFVKARNILESSYYTVVVDCGSTGTRVNIFEWEKGDLISDSLPSLLHSYPDDLTKGPLAKQSCHYHCMQTEPGLHKFVGNASGVRASLEPLVARDAKQVLDDIEIVVREHSFVYTKNSIRVLTGKEEAYYGWVALNYKMGSLGNSSKASTFGLLDLGGSSLQVVVEVSDKNDNGNVMTSNIGSNHKILAFSLPAFGLNEAFDRTVVMLSQNQTYGRNASNRFELRHPCLSSNFVQNYTCPGCAMLNISVGMENSETQMHKTRFSSTYLIGDLNWEQCKELVRAAAMNYSGSDWSEQFVDRNCEANSSPNGGKLETCSPAFSKPKCTFDIFMPLSSLIF, from the exons ATGGAACCCAAATCAACTTCCAAAGTTAAGTTGTCTGCTAAGGAATTCAATCCATGGAAACGAGTCTTCAATGTTTTCTCTTTTGGATTTCTCATTCTGTTATCGTCTATTGGTGTTTATTTAGCATTTAATTTTGTCAAGGCCCGAAATATATTAGAGAGTTCATATTATactgttgtagtggactgtggaagCACTGGAACACGAGTGAACATTTTCGAGTGGGAAAAAGGGGATTTAATCAGTGACAGTCTGCCGTCTTTGTTGCATTCTTATCCAGATGATTTGACCAAGGGTCCACTTGCGAAACAATCTTGCCACTATCATTGCATGCAGACCGAGCCTGGTTTACACAAATTTGTCGGTAATGCTTCAGGAGTGAGGGCATCTTTAGAACC ATTGGTAGCCAGGGATGCTAAGCAGGTTCTGGATGATATAGAGATTGTTGTAAGGGAACATTCTTTTGTGTATACTAAGAACTCAATAAGGGTTCTGACAGGGAAAGAAGAGGCCTACTATGGTTGGGTTGCTCTGAACTATAAAATGGGTAGCCTTGGAAATTCCTCCAAAGCATCTACCTTTGGACTTCTCGATCTAGGAGGTTCATCGTTGcaggttgtggttgaagtatctgACAAGAATGACAATGGAAATGTGATGACATCAAATATTGGTTCAAATCATAAGATTTTAGCATTCTCATTACCAGCATTTGGTTTGAATGAGGCATTTGATCGGACAGTCGTCATGCTCAGTCAAAATCAAACATATGGGCGAAATGCCTCTAACAGATTTGAACTCAGGCACCCTTGCCTCAGTTCTAATTTTGTGCAAAATTACACTTGCCCTGGTTGTGCTATGCTGAACATAAGTGTTGGTATGGAAAATTCTGAAACTCAAATGCATAAAACTCGGTTTTCTTCAACATATTTGATTGGAGACCTAAATTGGGAGCAATGCAAGGAGCTTGTGAGGGCAGCAGCAATGAACTATAGTGGTTCAGATTGGTCAGAACAATTTGTTGATAGAAACTGTGAAGCAAATTCATCTCCTAATGGTGGTAAGTTAGAAACATGCTCTCCTGCTTTTTCTAAACCAAAATGCACATTTGATATCTTTATGCCTTTATCATCACTGATCTTTTGA
- the LOC121225155 gene encoding uncharacterized protein, with amino-acid sequence MSTGDNNSDIFKKFQQQLDEQAAALRALTATINEVRLNQEPQYRYPIKEDRDNQPHRRDPRRVPRMDDDFHDREQPSLAKPKSEQQREHFFHTRCHVQGKLCRVIIDGESCTNVASTTMVEKLCLTTTKHPQPYQLQELSNEGRFKVTQQVRIAFSIGKYQDEVVCDVMPIQACHLLLGEPWQLDRKVTHDGRTNRYSFKHQGKKLTLVPLTPEQVHEDQIKLKNSVKTSEEKEKENEKEQKEIESEKEIEERRENELEKETKEKDVERVVRNVSTNQDMNFSCVATFQVPERSKDNFQLQYLSNERRFHTINLGKDEITLHDPEGKRGKEILETESSADLKIIDKSFGDLVLKRSPHFDPINCYSSIVVDKVITKRSVICYSLDLPCVKSSNLSKSVLENKVTKFSKFVFNLYSCLKQFMWLYMKFEFHLTNVNSTTEIRLHYAPDERRFVLNEKGKIDPYSSAYRGKMLETFETLLYSSDSDKDRVDEHLDRNVLDCPI; translated from the coding sequence atgtctacaggtgataataatagtgacatatttaaaaaattccaacaacagttggatgaacaggctgctgctcttcgagccttgactgctaccatcaatgaggtacgattgaatcaagaacctcaatatcgatatccaatcaaggaagatcgggataaccagccccataggcgcgaccctcgacgtgtccctagaatggatgatgattttcatgatcgtgagcaaccttctttggcaaaaccaaagagtgagcagcaacgagaacatttctttcatactcgctgccatgtacaagggaagctttgtagagttattattgatggtgaaagttgcacgaacgtagccagcacgacgatggtggaaaagctttgcttaaccactaccaagcatccacaaccttatcaactacaagagcttagcaacgaaggccgatttaaggtcactcaacaagtgcgcatcgccttttctatcggtaagtatcaagacgaagttgtgtgcgacgtaatgcctattcaagcctgccatttgttgctaggagaaccatggcaactggatcgaaaagtcactcacgatggtcgtaccaataggtattctttcaagcatcaaggaaagaaactcaccttagtgccgctcactccggaacaagtccatgaggaccaaatcaaactgaaaaattctgttaaaacaagtgaggaaaaagaaaaagagaatgaaaaagagcaaaaagagattgagagtgaaaaagaaattgaagaaagaagagaaaatgaattagaaaaagaaacaaaagaaaaagacgtggaaagggtagtgaggaatgtttccactaaccaagatatgaatttttcttgtgttgctacttttcaggttcccgaaagatcgaaagataactttcaacttcaatacctctcaaatgaaagacgctttcatacgatcaacttaggcaaagatgaaatcacactacatgatcccgaaggtaagcgaggtaaggaaattttagaaaccgagtccagtgcagatttgaaaattattgataaatcttttggtgacttagttcttaaaagatcccctcattttgatccgattaattgttactcttcgattgtggttgataaagtcattacgaaaagaagcgtgatttgttattctcttgatttaccttgtgtaaaatcctcgaatttgtccaaatctgttttggagaataaggtaacgaaattttccaaatttgttttcaatttatattcgtgccttaaacagtttatgtggttgtacatgaagtttgagttccatttgacaaatgttaactcaacaacggaaattcgactacactatgcccccgatgagcgaaggtttgttttaaatgaaaaaggtaaaatcgacccttattcttctgcttatcgaggtaagatgcttgaaacctttgaaacacttttgtactcctcggatagtgataaagatcgtgttgatgaacacttagatcgaaacgtgcttgactgtcctatttga